Proteins found in one Phocoena sinus isolate mPhoSin1 chromosome 19, mPhoSin1.pri, whole genome shotgun sequence genomic segment:
- the ZNF568 gene encoding zinc finger protein 568 isoform X3, with protein sequence MTSSLGTVTFKDVAVDLTQEEWQQMKPAQRDLYRDVMLENYSNLVTVGCQVTKPDVIFKLEQEEEPWVIEEEMLGRPCPEVWEDDEQIKEQQETLVRKITSISKKTLIKENVIECKKVAKVFPLGSDIVTSRQNFFEYDSFDKGFEHNLDLLSYEKGCIREKNYECNKYGKPFYHCSSHVVSPFKCNQCGQDFNHKFDLIRHERIHAGEKLYECKECGKAFSRKENLITHQKIHTGEKPYKCNECGKAFIQMSNLIRHQRIHTGEKPYACKDCWKAFSQKSNLIEHERIHTGEKPYECKECGKAFSQKQNLIEHEKIHTGEKPYACNECGRAFSRMSSVNLHMRSHTGEKPYKCNKCGKAFSQCSVFIIHMRSHTGEKPYVCSECGKAFSQSSSLTVHMRNHTAEKPYECNECGKAFSRKENLITHQKIHTGEKPYECNECGKAFIQMSNLIRHQRIHTGEKPYACTVCGKAFSQKSNLTEHEKIHTGEKPYHCNQCGKAFSQRQNLLEHEKIHTGEKPFKCNECGKAFSRISSLTLHVRSHTGEKPYECNKCGKAFSQCSLLIIHMRIHTGEKPFECNECGKAFSQRASLSIHKRGHTGEKRRVY encoded by the exons ATGACCAGTTCTCTT GGAACAGTAACATTTAAGGATGTGGCTGTGGACCTCACCCAGGAGGAATGGCAGCAAATGAAACCTGCTCAGAGGGACTTGTACCGtgatgtgatgctggagaactatAGCAACCTAGTCACAGTGG GCTGCCAAGTCACCAAACCAGATGTGATCTTCAAGTTGGAGCAGGAAGAGGAGCCATGGGTGATAGAAGAAGAAATGCTTGGGAGGCCCTGTCCAG AAGTTTGGGAAGATGATGAACAGATCAAGGAGCAGCAGGAAACACTTGTGAGGAAAATCACATCCATCTCCAAGAAAACTCTAATTAAGGAAAATGTCATTGAATGTAAAAAAGTTGCAAAAGTATTTCCTCTTGGCTCAGACATTGTTACTTCAAGACAAAACTTCTTTGAATATGACTCATTTGATAAGGGTTTTGAACATAATTTAGACTTACTTAGTTATGAGAAAGGCTgtataagagagaaaaattatgagTGTAATAAGTATGGGAAACCATTTTACCATTGCTCATCACATGTTGTATCCCCCTTTAAGTGTAATCAGTGTGGACAAGACTTTAATCATAAATTTGACCTCATCAGACATGAGAGAATTCATGCTGGAGAGAAACtgtatgaatgtaaggaatgtggaaaagctttcagtaGGAAGGAAAATCTTATTACACATCAAAAAATTCATACTGGGGAAAAACCATATAAgtgtaatgaatgtggaaaagcttTCATTCAAATGTCAAACCTTATTAGACACCAGAGAATTCATACCGGAGAAAAACCTTATGCATGTAAAGATTGTTGGAAGGCCTTCAGTCAGAAATCAAATCTCATTGAACAtgagagaattcatactggagaaaaaccctatgaatgtaaggaatgtggaaaagcctttagCCAGAAGCAAAATCTTATTGAGCATGAGAAAATTCATACTGGCGAGAAACCTTATGCATGTAATGAATGTGGTAGAGCTTTTTCTCGAATGTCATCTGTTAATCTGCATATGAGAAGTCAcacaggggagaaaccctataaatgtaataaatgtggaaaagccttctcTCAATGCTCAGTATTTATTATACATATGAGAAGTCAcacaggggagaaaccctatgtatgcagtgaatgtgggaaagccttctctCAAAGTTCATCCCTTACTGTACATATGAGAAATCATACAGctgagaaaccctatgaatgtaatgaatgtggaaaagccttcagcCGGAAAGAAAATCTCATTACACATCAAAAaattcatactggagaaaaaccttatgaatgtaatgaatgtgggaaagcttttaTTCAGATGTCAAACCTCATCCGAcaccagagaattcatactggtgaaAAACCCTATGCGTGTACAgtatgtgggaaagcctttagtcAGAAATCAAATCTCACTGAACATGAgaaaattcatactggagagaaaccctatcaTTGTAATCAatgtggaaaagctttcagtcagAGACAAAATCTCCTTGAACATGAaaaaattcatactggagagaaaccattTAAATGTAATGAATGCGGTAAAGCCTTCTCTCGAATCTCATCCCTTACTCTTCACGTTAGAAGTCATACAGGGGAGAAACCGTATGAATGTAataaatgtggaaaagccttctcTCAATGCTCACTACTTATAATACATATGAGAATTCACACCGGTGAGAAACCTTTTGAATGTAATGAATGCGGGAAAGCATTCTCTCAAAGAGCATCCCTTTCTATACATAAGAGAGGTCATACAGGTGAGAAACGCCGAGTGTACTAA
- the ZNF568 gene encoding zinc finger protein 568 isoform X1 gives MTSQPSEISSSCVTTEHLTQMMEGTAWCSPDSALFKEEEDMTSSLGTVTFKDVAVDLTQEEWQQMKPAQRDLYRDVMLENYSNLVTVGCQVTKPDVIFKLEQEEEPWVIEEEMLGRPCPEVWEDDEQIKEQQETLVRKITSISKKTLIKENVIECKKVAKVFPLGSDIVTSRQNFFEYDSFDKGFEHNLDLLSYEKGCIREKNYECNKYGKPFYHCSSHVVSPFKCNQCGQDFNHKFDLIRHERIHAGEKLYECKECGKAFSRKENLITHQKIHTGEKPYKCNECGKAFIQMSNLIRHQRIHTGEKPYACKDCWKAFSQKSNLIEHERIHTGEKPYECKECGKAFSQKQNLIEHEKIHTGEKPYACNECGRAFSRMSSVNLHMRSHTGEKPYKCNKCGKAFSQCSVFIIHMRSHTGEKPYVCSECGKAFSQSSSLTVHMRNHTAEKPYECNECGKAFSRKENLITHQKIHTGEKPYECNECGKAFIQMSNLIRHQRIHTGEKPYACTVCGKAFSQKSNLTEHEKIHTGEKPYHCNQCGKAFSQRQNLLEHEKIHTGEKPFKCNECGKAFSRISSLTLHVRSHTGEKPYECNKCGKAFSQCSLLIIHMRIHTGEKPFECNECGKAFSQRASLSIHKRGHTGEKRRVY, from the exons ATGACATCTCAACCTTCAGAGATCAGCAGTAGCTGTGTGACAACGGAGCATTTGACCCAGATGATGGAAGGGACAG ctTGGTGTTCTCCAGATTCTGCCCTTTTCAAGGAAGAAGAGGATATGACCAGTTCTCTT GGAACAGTAACATTTAAGGATGTGGCTGTGGACCTCACCCAGGAGGAATGGCAGCAAATGAAACCTGCTCAGAGGGACTTGTACCGtgatgtgatgctggagaactatAGCAACCTAGTCACAGTGG GCTGCCAAGTCACCAAACCAGATGTGATCTTCAAGTTGGAGCAGGAAGAGGAGCCATGGGTGATAGAAGAAGAAATGCTTGGGAGGCCCTGTCCAG AAGTTTGGGAAGATGATGAACAGATCAAGGAGCAGCAGGAAACACTTGTGAGGAAAATCACATCCATCTCCAAGAAAACTCTAATTAAGGAAAATGTCATTGAATGTAAAAAAGTTGCAAAAGTATTTCCTCTTGGCTCAGACATTGTTACTTCAAGACAAAACTTCTTTGAATATGACTCATTTGATAAGGGTTTTGAACATAATTTAGACTTACTTAGTTATGAGAAAGGCTgtataagagagaaaaattatgagTGTAATAAGTATGGGAAACCATTTTACCATTGCTCATCACATGTTGTATCCCCCTTTAAGTGTAATCAGTGTGGACAAGACTTTAATCATAAATTTGACCTCATCAGACATGAGAGAATTCATGCTGGAGAGAAACtgtatgaatgtaaggaatgtggaaaagctttcagtaGGAAGGAAAATCTTATTACACATCAAAAAATTCATACTGGGGAAAAACCATATAAgtgtaatgaatgtggaaaagcttTCATTCAAATGTCAAACCTTATTAGACACCAGAGAATTCATACCGGAGAAAAACCTTATGCATGTAAAGATTGTTGGAAGGCCTTCAGTCAGAAATCAAATCTCATTGAACAtgagagaattcatactggagaaaaaccctatgaatgtaaggaatgtggaaaagcctttagCCAGAAGCAAAATCTTATTGAGCATGAGAAAATTCATACTGGCGAGAAACCTTATGCATGTAATGAATGTGGTAGAGCTTTTTCTCGAATGTCATCTGTTAATCTGCATATGAGAAGTCAcacaggggagaaaccctataaatgtaataaatgtggaaaagccttctcTCAATGCTCAGTATTTATTATACATATGAGAAGTCAcacaggggagaaaccctatgtatgcagtgaatgtgggaaagccttctctCAAAGTTCATCCCTTACTGTACATATGAGAAATCATACAGctgagaaaccctatgaatgtaatgaatgtggaaaagccttcagcCGGAAAGAAAATCTCATTACACATCAAAAaattcatactggagaaaaaccttatgaatgtaatgaatgtgggaaagcttttaTTCAGATGTCAAACCTCATCCGAcaccagagaattcatactggtgaaAAACCCTATGCGTGTACAgtatgtgggaaagcctttagtcAGAAATCAAATCTCACTGAACATGAgaaaattcatactggagagaaaccctatcaTTGTAATCAatgtggaaaagctttcagtcagAGACAAAATCTCCTTGAACATGAaaaaattcatactggagagaaaccattTAAATGTAATGAATGCGGTAAAGCCTTCTCTCGAATCTCATCCCTTACTCTTCACGTTAGAAGTCATACAGGGGAGAAACCGTATGAATGTAataaatgtggaaaagccttctcTCAATGCTCACTACTTATAATACATATGAGAATTCACACCGGTGAGAAACCTTTTGAATGTAATGAATGCGGGAAAGCATTCTCTCAAAGAGCATCCCTTTCTATACATAAGAGAGGTCATACAGGTGAGAAACGCCGAGTGTACTAA
- the ZNF568 gene encoding zinc finger protein 568 isoform X2 → MRTRAFPTAWCSPDSALFKEEEDMTSSLGTVTFKDVAVDLTQEEWQQMKPAQRDLYRDVMLENYSNLVTVGCQVTKPDVIFKLEQEEEPWVIEEEMLGRPCPEVWEDDEQIKEQQETLVRKITSISKKTLIKENVIECKKVAKVFPLGSDIVTSRQNFFEYDSFDKGFEHNLDLLSYEKGCIREKNYECNKYGKPFYHCSSHVVSPFKCNQCGQDFNHKFDLIRHERIHAGEKLYECKECGKAFSRKENLITHQKIHTGEKPYKCNECGKAFIQMSNLIRHQRIHTGEKPYACKDCWKAFSQKSNLIEHERIHTGEKPYECKECGKAFSQKQNLIEHEKIHTGEKPYACNECGRAFSRMSSVNLHMRSHTGEKPYKCNKCGKAFSQCSVFIIHMRSHTGEKPYVCSECGKAFSQSSSLTVHMRNHTAEKPYECNECGKAFSRKENLITHQKIHTGEKPYECNECGKAFIQMSNLIRHQRIHTGEKPYACTVCGKAFSQKSNLTEHEKIHTGEKPYHCNQCGKAFSQRQNLLEHEKIHTGEKPFKCNECGKAFSRISSLTLHVRSHTGEKPYECNKCGKAFSQCSLLIIHMRIHTGEKPFECNECGKAFSQRASLSIHKRGHTGEKRRVY, encoded by the exons ATGCGCACTCGGGCGTTTCCGACAG ctTGGTGTTCTCCAGATTCTGCCCTTTTCAAGGAAGAAGAGGATATGACCAGTTCTCTT GGAACAGTAACATTTAAGGATGTGGCTGTGGACCTCACCCAGGAGGAATGGCAGCAAATGAAACCTGCTCAGAGGGACTTGTACCGtgatgtgatgctggagaactatAGCAACCTAGTCACAGTGG GCTGCCAAGTCACCAAACCAGATGTGATCTTCAAGTTGGAGCAGGAAGAGGAGCCATGGGTGATAGAAGAAGAAATGCTTGGGAGGCCCTGTCCAG AAGTTTGGGAAGATGATGAACAGATCAAGGAGCAGCAGGAAACACTTGTGAGGAAAATCACATCCATCTCCAAGAAAACTCTAATTAAGGAAAATGTCATTGAATGTAAAAAAGTTGCAAAAGTATTTCCTCTTGGCTCAGACATTGTTACTTCAAGACAAAACTTCTTTGAATATGACTCATTTGATAAGGGTTTTGAACATAATTTAGACTTACTTAGTTATGAGAAAGGCTgtataagagagaaaaattatgagTGTAATAAGTATGGGAAACCATTTTACCATTGCTCATCACATGTTGTATCCCCCTTTAAGTGTAATCAGTGTGGACAAGACTTTAATCATAAATTTGACCTCATCAGACATGAGAGAATTCATGCTGGAGAGAAACtgtatgaatgtaaggaatgtggaaaagctttcagtaGGAAGGAAAATCTTATTACACATCAAAAAATTCATACTGGGGAAAAACCATATAAgtgtaatgaatgtggaaaagcttTCATTCAAATGTCAAACCTTATTAGACACCAGAGAATTCATACCGGAGAAAAACCTTATGCATGTAAAGATTGTTGGAAGGCCTTCAGTCAGAAATCAAATCTCATTGAACAtgagagaattcatactggagaaaaaccctatgaatgtaaggaatgtggaaaagcctttagCCAGAAGCAAAATCTTATTGAGCATGAGAAAATTCATACTGGCGAGAAACCTTATGCATGTAATGAATGTGGTAGAGCTTTTTCTCGAATGTCATCTGTTAATCTGCATATGAGAAGTCAcacaggggagaaaccctataaatgtaataaatgtggaaaagccttctcTCAATGCTCAGTATTTATTATACATATGAGAAGTCAcacaggggagaaaccctatgtatgcagtgaatgtgggaaagccttctctCAAAGTTCATCCCTTACTGTACATATGAGAAATCATACAGctgagaaaccctatgaatgtaatgaatgtggaaaagccttcagcCGGAAAGAAAATCTCATTACACATCAAAAaattcatactggagaaaaaccttatgaatgtaatgaatgtgggaaagcttttaTTCAGATGTCAAACCTCATCCGAcaccagagaattcatactggtgaaAAACCCTATGCGTGTACAgtatgtgggaaagcctttagtcAGAAATCAAATCTCACTGAACATGAgaaaattcatactggagagaaaccctatcaTTGTAATCAatgtggaaaagctttcagtcagAGACAAAATCTCCTTGAACATGAaaaaattcatactggagagaaaccattTAAATGTAATGAATGCGGTAAAGCCTTCTCTCGAATCTCATCCCTTACTCTTCACGTTAGAAGTCATACAGGGGAGAAACCGTATGAATGTAataaatgtggaaaagccttctcTCAATGCTCACTACTTATAATACATATGAGAATTCACACCGGTGAGAAACCTTTTGAATGTAATGAATGCGGGAAAGCATTCTCTCAAAGAGCATCCCTTTCTATACATAAGAGAGGTCATACAGGTGAGAAACGCCGAGTGTACTAA